A genomic window from Bicyclus anynana chromosome 11, ilBicAnyn1.1, whole genome shotgun sequence includes:
- the LOC112051464 gene encoding DNA polymerase I, whose product MDERTNISNVKQLLKCERHLRVSPYGRKVLATMLKLKNERKINNGPKHNVNVPRQFGRQNERVLSYNTYETPKTCPIINDGANETRFYNITNQNNNNSIPVPSSNSLLQSPYDNIRGIPDIVCTSDVPYFDFNSQNIQQHTVVKESIAYEVVDNKSDDISWNNMFDADMFDCLDKPDYIDKRKETLNKENLLEVVDTIAKGKLEHMNNNTTMTEKATCKAKNGKSQNEKVKSNVSKKANDKVSYRKEKYTTTIKNWLDDVDAANTVNEECVESVQIPQNSNVKTNFNDEELKNHPLETTKIIKKENKNKRSIQAQLANKDGVMKYKKPKIHDSDGKSTENDLISNMDDAPAVVQPIEEPVAKIDNKKKKPNVIKPIKESTTKLVKDKKPKFVAPIKSLIPVKEISYKVVIINSLMDVSAVSRELELIDEDECVITLVYSNGFNQLNSQHTDDTCSPEGMMLCLQDTFFYIEDFVDGITKALGRILSSSTLISFDAKSILVYLASQYNYVPENLKIVDAKIGCSLINPDEPPECFSEAQKLLGHSAEYTVATECALQKAAWYMTLLRECSTKLKNILLDRSLWTVFTDIEMKIVPVIAGMEHHGISVDETQLKRMEDLLLTRMQRTERRCHAAAGRQFNVNSAAQVRALLYDELRLDSAANLKIRETIGKGAKSTSEAMLRPLIDAHPLPRLILEYRHLHKAHATFLAGIAQHVRDHVVKPTWEQSAAATGRIASNNPNVQAIPKTPFNLELFPDRDHADAAPPAVRFRSVYVARAGCALLAADFRHVECRVFARAAGDAALQAALAGADLFRELAARWRGEPPAAVSAQDRERTKRLVYASLYGAGTRKLAEILQLDYDQVLSIVSSFNRTFPALKSFGRAVVARCAAQAGRLATAAGRARSFADIASADSARRAHAERQAVNFVVQGTAADLCKMAMIRCSEVLRREGVEARLLLQIHDELVWEVPLPLLHTAAVLIKRAMESCGQAWGLPALPVALYRGHNWGEMEDFPLH is encoded by the exons atGGACGAAAGAACGAATATAAGTAACGTTAAACAACTGTTGAAATGCGAACGACATTTACGAGTATCTCCGTATGGACGAAAGGTGCTGGCTACTATGCTGAAATTAAAGAACG aacgaAAAATTAACAATGGTCCCAAGCATAATGTAAATGTACCAAGGCAGTTTGGACGTCAAAACGAAAGAGTATTGAG ttataatacCTATGAAACTCCAAAAACTTGTCCAATTATTAATGACGGTGCTAACGAAACCAGATTTTATAACATCACGAaccaaaacaataacaattctATACCAGTGCCTTCATCGAACTCTCTGTTACAATCACCTTATGATAACATACGCGGAATACCTGATATTGTTTGTACATCAGATGTTCCTTATTTTGATTTCAATTCACAAAATATCCAACAACATACAGTAGTTAAAGAATCTATAGCCTATGAAGTAGTGGATAACAAATCTGACGATATATCCTGGAATAACATGTTCGATGCCGATATGTTTGATTGTCTCGACAAACCAGATTATATTGACAAGCgcaaagaaacattaaataagGAAAATCTTTTAGAAGTAGTTGATACTATTGCAAAAGGTAAACTTGAACATATGAATAATAATACAACAATGACTGAGAAAGCAACGTGCAAGGCAAAAAATGGTAAATCTCAAAACGAAAAAGTGAAATCGAACGTTTCTAAGAAAGCTAACGATAAAGTTTCCTATCGTAAAGAAAAATACACAACCACTATTAAAAATTGGTTGGATGATGTTGATGCAGCGAATACAGTGAACGAAGAGTGCGTTGAAAGTGTTCAAATCCCACAAAACAGTAACGTCAAAACGAATTTTAATGATGAAGAATTGAAGAATCATCCTTTAGAAAcaaccaaaataataaaaaaagaaaataagaatAAACGAAGTATACAAGCACAACTTGCTAATAAAGATGGAGTCATGAAATATAAGAAACCTAAGATCCACGACAGTGACGGAAAGAGCACCGAGAACGATCTAATTAGCAATATGGATGATGCTCCTGCAGTCGTTCAACCAATAGAAGAACCCGTCGCTAAAatagataacaaaaaaaagaaacctaATGTGATTAAGCCAATAAAAGAGTCCACTACTAAATTAGTTAAAGATAAAAAACCTAAATTTGTAGCGCCGATAAAATCACTGATACCAGTAAAAGAAATATCTTACAAAGTGGTTATAATTAATAGTCTCATGGATGTCAGCGCAGTTTCGAGGGAACTAGAATTGATCGATGAAGACGAATGTGTAATTACATTGGTTTATAG CAATGGCTTCAATCAGCTGAATAGTCAACATACGGACGACACTTGTTCCCCGGAAGGAATGATGCTCTGTTTGCAAGATACTTTCTTCTACATAGAAGATTTTGTAGACGGTATTAC CAAGGCTTTGGGCCGAATACTTTCAAGCAGCACGTTAATAAGCTTTGATGCAAAAAGTATTCTGGTGTATTTAGCGAGCCAGTACAACTACGTACCAGAAAACTTGAAAATCGTCGACGCCAAG ATCGGCTGTAGCCTGATAAACCCCGACGAGCCGCCGGAGTGTTTCTCTGAAGCACAGAAGCTTCTGGGCCACAGCGCCGAGTATACCGTCGCCACAGAATGCGCTCTGCAGAAGGCCGCCTGGTACATGACACTTCTGAGGGAGTGCTCGACCAAATTAAAGAATATACTACTAGATCGCAGTCTTTGGACGGTCTTCACtgatattgaaatgaaaattgtaCCTGTGATTGCAG GCATGGAACACCACGGTATATCCGTGGACGAGACGCAGTTGAAGCGGATGGAGGACCTGCTGCTGACGCGCATGCAGCGCACCGAGCGGCGCTGTCACGCGGCGGCCGGCAGGCAGTTCAACGTCAACTCGGCGGCGCAGGTGCGGGCGCTGCTGTACGACGAGCTGCGGCTCGACAGCGCCGCCAACCTCAAGATACGGGAGACGATCGGCAAGGGCGCCAAGTCTACTTCAGAAGCAATG TTGCGTCCGCTAATCGACGCGCACCCGCTGCCGAGGCTGATCCTGGAGTACCGCCACCTGCACAAGGCGCACGCCACCTTCCTCGCGGGCATCGCGCAGCACGTCCGCGACCACGTCGTCAAACCTACCTG GGAGCAGTCGGCGGCCGCCACGGGCCGCATCGCCTCCAACAACCCCAACGTGCAGGCCATACCGAAGACGCCGTTTAACCTGGAACTGTTCCCCGACCGTGACCATGCAG ACGCTGCGCCGCCGGCGGTGCGGTTCCGCTCGGTGTACGTGGCGCGCGCGGGCTGCGCGCTGCTGGCGGCGGACTTCCGGCACGTGGAGTGCCGCGTGTtcgcgcgggcggcgggggaCGCGGCGCTGCAGGCCGCGCTGGCCGGCGCCGACCTGTTCCGCGAGCTGGCGGCGCGCTGGCGCGGCGAGCCGCCCGCCGCCGTGTCGGCGCAGGACCGCGAGCGCACCAAGCGCCTCGTGTACGCCAGCCTGTACGGCGCCGGCACCAGGAAGCTCGCGGAGATCCTGCAGCTCGACTACGACCAAGTGCTCTCCATCGTGTCCAGCTTCAACA GAACATTCCCCGCGCTGAAGAGCTTCGGGCGCGCGGTGGTGGCGCGCTGCGCGGCGCAGGCCGGCCGCCTCGCCAccgccgccggccgcgcgcGCTCCTTCGCCGACATCGCCAGCGCCGACAGCGCGCGCAGGGCGCACGCCGAGCGGCAGGCCGTCAACTTTGTGGTGCAAG GCACCGCAGCAGACCTGTGCAAGATGGCGATGATCCGGTGCTCGGAGGTGTTGCGTCGGGAGGGCGTGGAGGCGCGCCTGCTGCTGCAGATACACGACGAGCTGGTGTGGGAGGTGCCGCTGCCGCTGCTGCACACTGCGGCCG TGCTCATCAAGCGTGCGATGGAGAGCTGCGGCCAAGCGTGGGGGCTGCCGGCGCTGCCCGTCGCGCTGTACCGCGGCCACAACTGGGGGGAGATGGAGGACTTCCCGCTGCACTAG